Proteins from one Candidatus Methanosphaera massiliense genomic window:
- a CDS encoding ABC transporter ATP-binding protein, whose protein sequence is MTFEIENVSKRFINNENEEVTALKNINLTLETGKFVCFIGPSGCGKTTLLRLMEGFENPTEGTIKHNGNIVKKPSSDRGFIFQEYSLFPWLNVMDNVTFGLKIAGESEEENKERALKYLDAVGLKDFAYSYPHELSGGMKQRVAIIRSMINHSETLLMDEPFSALDFQTKRNLQEQIVENWRKRNRSIVFVTHDVEEAVYLADEIVVFSKRPGTIKKIINDDLPRPRDRDSLDFHKLMVEVTKHIDKTEGI, encoded by the coding sequence ATGACATTTGAGATAGAAAACGTATCAAAAAGATTCATTAACAATGAAAATGAAGAGGTTACAGCATTAAAAAACATTAACCTAACTCTTGAAACAGGTAAATTTGTATGTTTCATAGGTCCATCTGGTTGTGGTAAGACAACACTACTTAGGTTGATGGAGGGATTTGAAAATCCAACAGAAGGTACTATAAAACATAATGGTAATATAGTAAAAAAACCTTCAAGTGATAGAGGATTTATCTTTCAGGAATATTCATTATTTCCATGGCTTAATGTAATGGATAATGTAACATTTGGTTTAAAAATAGCAGGAGAATCAGAGGAAGAAAATAAGGAAAGAGCATTGAAATATCTTGATGCTGTTGGACTTAAAGACTTTGCATATAGTTATCCTCATGAATTATCTGGTGGAATGAAACAACGTGTTGCTATTATCAGGTCTATGATTAATCATTCTGAAACATTATTAATGGATGAGCCATTCAGTGCATTAGATTTCCAAACAAAAAGAAATCTTCAAGAACAAATAGTTGAGAATTGGAGAAAACGTAATAGATCTATTGTGTTTGTTACTCATGATGTAGAAGAGGCCGTTTACTTAGCAGATGAAATTGTTGTCTTCTCAAAAAGGCCAGGTACTATTAAAAAAATAATCAATGATGATTTACCAAGGCCACGTGATAGAGATTCCCTTGACTTTCATAAATTAATGGTTGAAGTAACAAAACATATTGATAAAACAGAAGGAATATAA
- a CDS encoding MIP/aquaporin family protein — translation MTEMKKFLAEIVGTFILVFFGTASVVLTLFINNGQTFPSIYNIGITMPDWVGIGLAFGLALAVAIYAFGPISGAHFNPAVTIGLWAGKKFPGSDVIPYLIAQFIGAILASAALLAISGTPASSIGALGGVGPFGDIGMVGMFIAEFLGTFLLMYVIMATAVDKKAPAADAALSIGLVLAGIVIAIGNYTGAGVNPARAFSPMLLNYFVTGANAFIYYPIYLFAPIVGAIVAVYLYDYFHKEIGY, via the coding sequence ATGACCGAAATGAAAAAATTTCTAGCAGAAATAGTAGGTACATTTATTCTTGTATTCTTTGGTACAGCATCAGTTGTACTAACATTATTCATTAATAATGGACAAACGTTCCCTAGTATTTACAACATAGGAATAACAATGCCGGACTGGGTGGGAATAGGTTTAGCATTTGGTCTAGCATTAGCCGTAGCAATTTATGCATTTGGTCCTATATCTGGAGCTCATTTCAACCCTGCAGTAACCATAGGATTATGGGCAGGTAAGAAATTCCCAGGATCAGATGTAATACCTTACTTAATAGCACAATTTATTGGAGCTATACTAGCTTCAGCAGCTTTATTAGCTATTTCCGGTACTCCAGCATCATCCATTGGTGCACTAGGTGGTGTAGGACCATTCGGAGATATTGGAATGGTTGGTATGTTCATTGCTGAGTTCTTAGGTACATTCCTATTAATGTACGTAATTATGGCAACAGCAGTAGATAAAAAAGCACCTGCAGCTGATGCAGCATTAAGTATTGGTTTAGTATTAGCAGGTATTGTAATAGCAATAGGTAACTACACTGGTGCAGGTGTAAACCCAGCACGTGCATTCTCACCTATGTTATTAAACTACTTTGTAACAGGTGCAAACGCATTTATTTACTATCCAATTTATCTATTTGCACCAATAGTTGGAGCAATTGTAGCTGTATACTTATACGACTACTTCCACAAAGAAATAGGTTACTAA